Proteins co-encoded in one Zalophus californianus isolate mZalCal1 chromosome 9, mZalCal1.pri.v2, whole genome shotgun sequence genomic window:
- the LOC113922749 gene encoding coiled-coil domain-containing protein 32-like — protein MKMFENIDSTTTRPGPDLWAEICSCLPNPDQEDGANNAFSDSFMDSYPAGTGQREAPEFAVQPATKPWAPLQDSEVYLASLEKKLRRIKGLNQKVTSKDMLRTLAQAKKECWNRFLQEKLASEFFVDGLDSDESTLEHFKRWLQPDKVAIIQRRSSI, from the coding sequence atgaaaatgtttgagaaTATTGACTCTACAACAACAAGACCTGGCCCTGATCTTTGGGCTGAAATCTGTTCCTGTCTACCAAATCCTGACCAAGAAGATGGTGCCAACAATGCCTTCTCAGACTCCTTTATGGATTCTTACCCTGCGGGCACAGGCCAAAGGGAGGCCCCAGAGTTTGCTGTTCAGCCAGCTACAAAGCCTTGGGCTCCCTTGCAGGATTCAGAAGTATATTTAGCATCTCTAGAAAAGAAGCTAAGAAGAATCAAAGGTTTAAATCAGAAAGTGACTTCCAAGGACATGCTTCGAACCTTGGCCCAAGCCAAGAAGGAGTGCTGGAATCGGTTCCTCCAGGAGAAGTTAGCGTCAGAGTTCTTTGTGGATGGACTTGATTCTGATGAGAGCACCTTGGAACATTTCAAGAGGTGGCTCCAGCCAGATAAAGTAGCCATCATACAGAGGAGGTCCAGTATCTGA